DNA sequence from the Perca flavescens isolate YP-PL-M2 chromosome 3, PFLA_1.0, whole genome shotgun sequence genome:
CTGATGGAAAATTGTGGATCATTAAGGTAAGGAGAATAGCCCCACCTATAGAGGACGACTGTGGACTGATGAGGAGCTCCTCTTGGACCTGTTCACTCCCTGGCACCGTCTGCTGGTCACTCAGCGAGCTCTGGGAGGCACTGACCGGCTGCGAGGATGCCTCTTGGACCTCCTCATCACTGAGACGCTCCACCTTCACCCTCACATCTTCCTCCTCTGCCGGCACTGGCGACGACACCGCCTTGGAGCTTTCACACGTTAGGAAGTCACTGAGCCGCCGGCCGACTATCACCTCGGAGGTCCCTGGGGTGCCCTGCTCTAAACAACGAGGGCTCTCTGGGAGCTTTGATTTGTCTGAGTGGAACCTCCGGTCGATACCGAACGGGAAAGTCCATGGGAAGGCCAGGGAGGACTCCACAGGCTGGGCTGTGCTGTCTGAGAATGAAGGGGACGGGTTGGGGATCTGCGGGGAGGTGGTGACCATCTGTGTAGTGCATTTGAGCGGACTCTCTGGCGATGCCATGGTTACAAAGCTTTTGCGTTTCCGTCGTGATTCACGGCATATAGGAACGTTTCTCTCCATCACGCTACAGTCAGACGAAACAGGTGACACACTGCCATCCAACGGCGTCAGGGCACAGTTTGATGAGGCGCTCTCTGGTGCTGATTCATGTGGTTTATCTGCtgtaatgttgttgttgttgttgttattgttgatgTTGTTACTCGGGCTCCACAGAATACTAGACTTCATAAACTCTGAACATGTGCTAGCAACAGCAAACATCTGCATGTAACTTGCAGCTGCTAGCACGTCTATTATATTTTCTGTGCTAATAGAAAGGGTAGACGTGTAGGCATATTCCAACAGAGGAGCGAAGCCACTAACGGTCACATGATGAAGGTCCAACACAAAGTTGTCCTCCTCTAGCCGGCCCACCAATTTGGAGCGGAAGAATTCACTGCAGCAGGCCAGGACCACTTTGTGGGCCAGGAAGAGCTTGTCTTGGACCCGAATGGTGACATCACATAAGTGACCCTCATTGCGTAAAGCGTTGAGCTTCTCCAGCATCTCCTGGCTGTGGGAGGTCGAGCTGTGGGTGAAGGTTTTGACCCCCATGATGGTCAGTTTATGACTGGGTACAGGAAATATGTCCTGCAGAGAGatgggggaagaaaaaaaaaaaaaaacacagtttgcAAAAGCTAAACCATAAGAACTGCATCTTAGGAGTCAAAGATAAATTTCGGGTAGGAAAAGAAAACGCTTAGATCaactttaaaaaatacattttattacgCTTTGTTATTCTTTTGTGTTGAGTACTCAGTATTGTTTGTATATAGCACTGTCAATGTTTCTAA
Encoded proteins:
- the zbtb44 gene encoding zinc finger and BTB domain-containing protein 44 isoform X3; translated protein: MGVKTFTHSSTSHSQEMLEKLNALRNEGHLCDVTIRVQDKLFLAHKVVLACCSEFFRSKLVGRLEEDNFVLDLHHVTVSGFAPLLEYAYTSTLSISTENIIDVLAAASYMQMFAVASTCSEFMKSSILWSPSNNINNNNNNNNITADKPHESAPESASSNCALTPLDGSVSPVSSDCSVMERNVPICRESRRKRKSFVTMASPESPLKCTTQMVTTSPQIPNPSPSFSDSTAQPVESSLAFPWTFPFGIDRRFHSDKSKLPESPRCLEQGTPGTSEVIVGRRLSDFLTCESSKAVSSPVPAEEEDVRVKVERLSDEEVQEASSQPVSASQSSLSDQQTVPGSEQVQEELLISPQSSSIGSMDEGVSEGLPSMQSTSNTGGHAEDDERLEGIQYPYHLYISPSARPGTNGPDRPFQCPTCGVRFTRIQNLKQHMLIHSGIKPFQCDRCGKKFTRAYSLKMHRLKHEVISSCPTT
- the zbtb44 gene encoding zinc finger and BTB domain-containing protein 44 isoform X1; translation: MGVKTFTHSSTSHSQEMLEKLNALRNEGHLCDVTIRVQDKLFLAHKVVLACCSEFFRSKLVGRLEEDNFVLDLHHVTVSGFAPLLEYAYTSTLSISTENIIDVLAAASYMQMFAVASTCSEFMKSSILWSPSNNINNNNNNNNITADKPHESAPESASSNCALTPLDGSVSPVSSDCSVMERNVPICRESRRKRKSFVTMASPESPLKCTTQMVTTSPQIPNPSPSFSDSTAQPVESSLAFPWTFPFGIDRRFHSDKSKLPESPRCLEQGTPGTSEVIVGRRLSDFLTCESSKAVSSPVPAEEEDVRVKVERLSDEEVQEASSQPVSASQSSLSDQQTVPGSEQVQEELLISPQSSSIGSMDEGVSEGLPSMQSTSNTGGHAEDDERLEGIQYPYHLYISPSARPGTNGPDRPFQCPTCGVRFTRIQNLKQHMLIHSGIKPFQCDRCGKKFTRAYSLKMHRLKHEGKRCFRCQICSATFTSFGEYKHHMRVSRHIIRKPRIYECKTCGAMFTNSGNLIVHLRSLNHEASELANYFQSSDFLVPDYLSQVQEEEEALGVQYELEESEHHPVYPGSTSTTTAASSSSSVQMPVISQVSSSTQNCENSSGFLSPEPLDPLEAPASLKMDADETAAMTEDTKLDNSVDGSSPEVFEEEQQQQHAQGKELASITIE
- the zbtb44 gene encoding zinc finger and BTB domain-containing protein 44 isoform X2, which translates into the protein MGVKTFTHSSTSHSQEMLEKLNALRNEGHLCDVTIRVQDKLFLAHKVVLACCSEFFRSKLVGRLEEDNFVLDLHHVTVSGFAPLLEYAYTSTLSISTENIIDVLAAASYMQMFAVASTCSEFMKSSILWSPSNNINNNNNNNNITADKPHESAPESASSNCALTPLDGSVSPVSSDCSVMERNVPICRESRRKRKSFVTMASPESPLKCTTQMVTTSPQIPNPSPSFSDSTAQPVESSLAFPWTFPFGIDRRFHSDKSKLPESPRCLEQGTPGTSEVIVGRRLSDFLTCESSKAVSSPVPAEEEDVRVKVERLSDEEVQEASSQPVSASQSSLSDQQTVPGSEQVQEELLISPQSSSIGSMDEGVSEGLPSMQSTSNTGGHAEDDERLEGIQYPYHLYISPSARPGTNGPDRPFQCPTCGVRFTRIQNLKQHMLIHSGIKPFQCDRCGKKFTRAYSLKMHRLKHEGKRCFRCQICSATFTSFGEYKHHMRVSRHIIRKPRIYECKTCGAMFTNSGNLIVHLRSLNHEASELANYFQSRISLGVLFVPDNHVG